A region from the Thermanaeromonas sp. C210 genome encodes:
- the rnc gene encoding ribonuclease III, with protein sequence MDADRRRKLELLVHKLGLQVRDLELLDLALTHPTYAFEHNLPAHNQRLEFLGDAVLGLAVAEYLFQEFPSLPEGDLTRLRAALVCEASLARTAEVLGLGEFLLLGHGEEQGGGRHRPSNLADALEAVIGSLYLSVGLPEVKRLVRRLFGERIKELDGRRVVDFKTRLQEWVQKRGTENVNYKILDQWGPDHAKQFRAGVFYRTKLLATGEGRSKKEAEQEAARAALSRLQAGEEISLLLADYHDPRKDL encoded by the coding sequence ATGGACGCCGACAGACGCCGCAAACTGGAGCTTCTTGTGCACAAGCTGGGCCTGCAGGTACGGGATCTGGAATTACTAGACTTGGCCCTAACCCATCCTACTTATGCCTTTGAACATAATCTTCCGGCCCATAACCAGCGCCTGGAATTTTTAGGCGACGCTGTTTTAGGCCTGGCCGTGGCGGAATATTTGTTCCAGGAGTTCCCCTCCTTACCGGAAGGAGATCTGACCCGTCTACGGGCCGCTCTGGTCTGCGAGGCCAGCCTGGCCCGGACCGCTGAGGTGCTGGGGCTGGGAGAATTTCTCTTGCTGGGCCACGGGGAAGAACAAGGCGGCGGCCGCCACCGGCCTTCCAACTTGGCCGACGCCCTGGAAGCGGTGATAGGGAGCCTGTATCTTTCTGTTGGCTTGCCGGAGGTTAAAAGGCTGGTGCGGCGGTTGTTCGGGGAAAGGATTAAGGAACTGGACGGCCGTAGGGTTGTGGACTTCAAAACCAGACTGCAAGAATGGGTTCAAAAGAGAGGAACGGAGAACGTAAACTATAAAATCCTGGACCAGTGGGGACCAGACCACGCCAAGCAATTCAGGGCAGGAGTGTTCTACCGGACCAAGCTCCTGGCAACGGGCGAAGGCCGGAGCAAAAAAGAGGCGGAACAAGAGGCTGCCCGGGCTGCCTTATCTAGGCTTCAGGCTGGGGAAGAGATATCCCTCCTCCTTGCTGATTACCATGATCCAAGGAAGGATTTGTAA
- the fabF gene encoding beta-ketoacyl-ACP synthase II, which produces MRKRVVITGLGVISPVGNDKESFWQALKAGVSGIGPITRFNADEMPTRFAAEVRGFDPGAFLDRKEAKRMDRYSQYAVAAAKMAWQDAGLDIKHVDPWRVGVVFATGIGGMETFEDQSRILLEKGPGRISPFFVPMMIANMAAGQIAIHLGARGTNFTVNTACASGTNAVGEALRVLQRGEAEVVITGGSEASVTPLALAGFSAMKALSTRNEAPQAASRPFDRQRDGFVLGEGAGVLILETLEHARARGARIYAEVAGYGCTADAYHITAPDPEGEGAARAMALALADGDLQPEDVDYINAHGTSTELNDRIETQAIKKVFGDHAYRLAVSSIKSMVGHLLGAAGAVELVATALTIYEGIIPPTINYEDPDPDCDLDYVPNHARQREVRAALSNSFGFGGHNAVVLLKRVEG; this is translated from the coding sequence TTGCGCAAACGGGTAGTTATCACCGGCCTGGGTGTGATTTCCCCGGTCGGTAACGATAAGGAGAGCTTCTGGCAGGCCCTTAAGGCCGGCGTGTCGGGCATCGGTCCCATCACCCGCTTTAATGCCGACGAGATGCCCACCCGTTTTGCTGCCGAAGTGCGCGGGTTTGACCCCGGCGCCTTCCTGGACCGCAAAGAGGCTAAACGCATGGACCGCTACAGTCAATACGCGGTGGCGGCCGCCAAAATGGCTTGGCAGGACGCCGGGCTGGATATAAAGCATGTCGACCCCTGGCGGGTGGGGGTAGTTTTCGCCACGGGCATCGGCGGCATGGAGACTTTTGAGGATCAGAGCCGTATCCTGCTGGAAAAGGGCCCCGGCCGCATCAGTCCCTTTTTCGTACCCATGATGATAGCCAATATGGCAGCCGGGCAGATTGCCATTCACTTGGGCGCCCGGGGAACTAATTTCACCGTCAATACCGCATGCGCATCGGGGACCAATGCCGTGGGAGAAGCCCTGCGGGTCTTGCAGAGGGGCGAGGCGGAGGTAGTGATAACCGGGGGGAGCGAGGCGAGCGTAACTCCTCTGGCCCTGGCGGGTTTTAGCGCCATGAAAGCCTTGTCTACCCGCAATGAGGCCCCCCAGGCGGCCAGCCGCCCTTTCGACCGCCAGAGGGATGGTTTCGTCCTGGGGGAAGGGGCAGGAGTCCTAATACTGGAAACCCTGGAACATGCCCGGGCGCGCGGAGCAAGAATTTACGCCGAGGTGGCGGGATATGGTTGTACGGCCGACGCCTACCATATAACGGCCCCCGATCCGGAGGGGGAAGGGGCGGCCAGGGCCATGGCCCTGGCGCTGGCGGATGGGGATTTGCAGCCCGAGGACGTGGATTACATTAACGCCCATGGGACTTCTACGGAACTCAACGACCGTATTGAGACCCAAGCCATCAAGAAGGTTTTCGGCGACCATGCTTATAGGCTGGCGGTGAGTTCTATTAAGTCCATGGTAGGTCATCTGTTGGGGGCCGCCGGGGCTGTAGAACTGGTGGCCACTGCCTTGACCATTTACGAGGGCATTATTCCCCCTACCATCAATTACGAGGATCCCGACCCCGACTGCGACCTGGATTACGTGCCTAATCATGCACGGCAGCGGGAGGTGAGGGCCGCCCTCTCGAACTCCTTTGGCTTCGGCGGCCACAACGCTGTTGTTTTGTTGAAACGAGTGGAGGGGTAA
- the acpP gene encoding acyl carrier protein, whose translation MDNIFNKVRSIVAEQLGVEEEEISMDTSFEDLNADSLDIVELIMALEEEFDIEIPDEDAEKLTTIRAAVEYIKEHTK comes from the coding sequence GTGGACAACATTTTTAACAAAGTCAGGAGCATCGTGGCCGAGCAATTGGGAGTGGAGGAAGAGGAGATCAGCATGGACACTTCCTTCGAGGATCTCAATGCGGATTCCCTGGATATTGTGGAACTCATCATGGCCCTGGAAGAGGAGTTCGATATCGAGATCCCCGATGAGGATGCCGAAAAGCTTACTACCATAAGGGCCGCAGTGGAATATATTAAAGAACATACCAAGTAG
- the fabG gene encoding 3-oxoacyl-[acyl-carrier-protein] reductase, whose translation MVLAGQVAVVTGGSRGIGRATALALARAGAKVVVNYLNREREAREVVALIQGQGGAALAWQGDVSRPETARALVEGALEAFGRVDILVNNAGITRDNLSLRMSEEEWEAVLHTNLTGVFFCCQAALRPMLRQKGGRIINLTSVVGLTGNVGQANYAAAKAGIIGLTKSLAKEVASRGILVNAVAPGFISTDMTDGLPEESRRSFLERIPLGRPGSPEEVADVVVFLASPAARYITGQVIVVDGGLTI comes from the coding sequence ATGGTGTTGGCGGGACAGGTGGCCGTCGTAACAGGGGGCTCGCGGGGCATCGGGCGGGCTACAGCGTTGGCCTTGGCCAGAGCCGGGGCCAAGGTAGTTGTCAATTATCTTAACCGCGAAAGGGAGGCCCGCGAGGTGGTGGCCCTCATTCAGGGGCAGGGGGGTGCAGCCCTGGCATGGCAAGGGGATGTTTCCCGGCCGGAAACGGCCCGGGCCCTGGTGGAGGGAGCCCTCGAAGCCTTTGGACGGGTGGATATTCTGGTAAATAATGCGGGCATCACCCGAGACAATCTCTCCCTGCGCATGAGCGAGGAAGAGTGGGAAGCCGTCCTACATACCAATCTGACGGGGGTCTTCTTCTGCTGCCAGGCGGCCTTAAGACCCATGCTGCGCCAGAAGGGAGGGCGCATTATCAACCTTACTTCGGTGGTAGGTTTGACGGGCAATGTGGGGCAAGCCAATTATGCGGCGGCCAAGGCCGGGATTATAGGTCTGACCAAGTCTCTGGCCAAAGAGGTCGCATCCCGCGGCATTCTGGTCAATGCTGTGGCCCCCGGCTTTATTAGCACCGATATGACCGATGGGCTGCCGGAGGAAAGTCGCCGGTCCTTCTTGGAGCGTATTCCCCTGGGCCGGCCCGGTTCCCCGGAGGAAGTGGCGGATGTTGTAGTCTTTTTGGCTTCGCCTGCCGCCCGCTATATCACCGGGCAGGTTATCGTGGTGGATGGCGGGCTGACCATATAG
- the fabD gene encoding ACP S-malonyltransferase has protein sequence MRKGPVFVFPGQGSQYVGMGRELAEKFAVAAATLAEADTVLGRPITRLCFQGPEEDLARTEITQPALLAVEVACLRVLLEQGVKPAAAAGHSLGEYAALVAAGSLSFADALRVVARRGELMAAACEYGRGGMAAILGLGAAQVEEICRRVEAGVVEPANFNAPGQVVIAGDKEGLKEAGELAREAGARRVVPLNVSGPFHSSLMRPAAEGLRNVLSEVDVADPQIPVVANVSADYIKDAGEIRAGLVEQVARPVRWEESIQRLVQDGYRFFVEVGPGSVLNGLIRRIASQVTVTRVEDPDTLNKTLALLQEGM, from the coding sequence GTGCGGAAAGGACCGGTATTCGTCTTTCCCGGCCAGGGTTCCCAATACGTGGGAATGGGGCGGGAACTGGCGGAAAAATTTGCCGTGGCCGCAGCTACCCTGGCCGAGGCCGATACAGTTTTGGGCCGGCCTATAACTCGGCTTTGCTTTCAGGGGCCGGAGGAAGATCTGGCCCGCACCGAGATCACCCAGCCTGCCCTCCTGGCGGTAGAAGTAGCGTGCCTCCGGGTTCTTCTAGAACAAGGAGTAAAGCCTGCGGCCGCTGCCGGGCACAGCCTGGGGGAATATGCGGCCTTGGTGGCGGCCGGCAGCCTTAGCTTTGCCGATGCCTTGCGGGTGGTGGCTCGGCGGGGAGAGCTGATGGCCGCAGCCTGTGAATACGGCAGGGGCGGCATGGCGGCTATCCTGGGCCTTGGTGCCGCCCAGGTGGAGGAGATTTGCCGCCGGGTAGAGGCGGGGGTGGTGGAACCGGCTAATTTCAATGCCCCGGGGCAGGTGGTCATTGCCGGGGATAAGGAAGGATTGAAGGAGGCGGGAGAATTGGCCAGGGAGGCCGGGGCGAGGAGGGTGGTTCCCCTCAATGTAAGCGGGCCCTTCCATTCTTCCCTCATGCGGCCGGCTGCCGAGGGATTAAGAAACGTGTTGTCGGAGGTGGACGTGGCGGATCCCCAGATCCCCGTTGTAGCGAATGTCAGCGCGGATTATATTAAGGATGCCGGGGAGATACGTGCCGGGCTGGTGGAGCAGGTAGCTCGACCCGTCCGCTGGGAAGAATCCATACAGAGGTTGGTGCAGGACGGCTATCGGTTTTTTGTGGAAGTAGGTCCCGGTAGCGTCTTGAACGGCCTGATCCGCCGGATCGCTTCCCAGGTAACGGTGACGCGAGTTGAAGATCCTGACACCTTGAACAAGACCCTGGCACTCCTGCAGGAGGGCATGTAA
- the fabK gene encoding enoyl-[acyl-carrier-protein] reductase FabK, with the protein MWRTPLCELLQIPYPILQGGMAWVATGELAAAVSAAGGLGIIGAGNAPPELVRREIHKVKERTDRPFGINLYYMSPYIEELVDLVVEEKVPVVTTGAGNPGKHLPRLKEAGIKVIPVVASVALAKRLERLGVDALIAEGMECGGHIGEITTMALVPQIVDAVNIPVIAAGGIADGRGVAAALALGAAGVQMGTRFICASECTVHPNYKEAILKAGDRDTVVTGARDHYVRILRNKLARQFEELAARGGSWEEMDKLGAGKLRAAAVEGDVEYGSVMAGQIAALVKEIKPAKAILEEVMAEAEEVMARLGKLAGL; encoded by the coding sequence ATGTGGCGTACCCCTTTATGCGAACTACTGCAGATCCCTTACCCCATCTTGCAGGGCGGCATGGCCTGGGTGGCTACAGGCGAACTGGCCGCCGCGGTCTCGGCGGCCGGGGGTCTAGGAATCATCGGGGCCGGAAATGCCCCTCCCGAATTGGTTCGCCGGGAAATTCACAAAGTAAAGGAACGCACCGACCGCCCCTTTGGTATTAACCTTTATTACATGTCTCCTTACATAGAAGAACTGGTGGACCTGGTAGTGGAAGAAAAGGTGCCGGTGGTAACCACGGGAGCCGGGAATCCTGGCAAGCACCTTCCTCGCCTTAAGGAGGCTGGCATTAAGGTAATCCCGGTGGTGGCCTCGGTAGCTCTGGCTAAGCGCCTGGAGCGCTTGGGAGTGGATGCCCTTATCGCCGAGGGTATGGAGTGTGGAGGCCATATCGGCGAAATTACCACTATGGCCCTGGTCCCCCAGATTGTAGATGCCGTTAACATCCCGGTTATTGCTGCCGGTGGCATTGCCGACGGCCGTGGTGTGGCCGCCGCTCTGGCCCTGGGGGCCGCAGGAGTCCAGATGGGCACCCGCTTTATCTGCGCTTCGGAGTGTACGGTGCATCCTAACTACAAGGAGGCCATCCTTAAAGCAGGGGATCGCGATACGGTAGTTACGGGCGCCCGGGATCATTACGTGCGCATTTTGCGCAATAAGCTGGCCCGCCAGTTCGAGGAGCTAGCTGCCCGGGGTGGCAGCTGGGAAGAGATGGATAAATTGGGGGCCGGTAAACTTAGGGCGGCGGCAGTGGAAGGCGATGTGGAGTACGGTTCCGTTATGGCAGGCCAGATTGCCGCCCTGGTAAAAGAGATCAAGCCGGCCAAGGCCATCCTGGAAGAGGTAATGGCCGAGGCCGAGGAAGTAATGGCCCGTCTGGGGAAATTGGCCGGGCTGTGA
- a CDS encoding beta-ketoacyl-ACP synthase III gives MPAQSRYAGIIGTGSALPDRVLTNFDLERMVDTSDEWIRTRTGIRERRVAGEDVAASDLSVEAAREALANSGVAPEEIDLIIVATVTPDTLFPSTACLVQERLGAKGAAAFDLAAGCTGFLYALGVGQQFICSGTYEKVLVVGVDLLTKILNWEDRNTCVLFGDGAGAVVLAPVPPGEGILSLYLGADGSGGPLLVMPAGGSRLPASRDTVDRKLHTIHMQGREVFKFAVRILGEAALAALERAGLQKEDVDLLIPHQANIRIVEAALKRLGLSPEKAYVNLDRYGNMSSASVPVALDEARREGRLQKGDNLVLVSFGAGLTWGAAVVKWSMD, from the coding sequence TTGCCAGCTCAAAGCAGATATGCCGGTATCATAGGAACGGGTTCTGCTTTACCGGACAGGGTATTGACCAATTTCGATCTAGAGAGAATGGTGGACACGAGCGACGAATGGATCCGCACACGTACGGGTATTCGCGAACGTCGGGTGGCCGGCGAAGACGTAGCCGCTTCCGACCTTAGCGTGGAGGCAGCTCGGGAGGCCCTCGCCAACTCGGGGGTGGCACCGGAGGAAATCGACCTCATCATTGTGGCTACGGTTACCCCCGACACCCTTTTTCCTTCCACTGCCTGCCTGGTGCAGGAGCGTTTGGGGGCCAAAGGGGCGGCGGCCTTCGACCTTGCAGCAGGGTGCACGGGTTTTCTCTATGCCCTGGGGGTAGGCCAGCAGTTCATATGCAGCGGCACTTATGAAAAAGTCTTGGTTGTGGGAGTCGACCTGCTCACCAAGATCCTTAACTGGGAGGATCGTAACACCTGCGTTCTCTTCGGCGATGGGGCGGGTGCGGTGGTATTGGCTCCCGTTCCTCCGGGGGAAGGGATTCTCTCCCTTTACCTGGGCGCCGACGGCAGTGGGGGTCCGCTGCTGGTTATGCCGGCCGGCGGGTCGCGGTTACCGGCCTCCCGGGACACGGTGGACCGGAAGCTCCACACCATTCACATGCAGGGACGTGAAGTTTTCAAGTTTGCCGTTCGGATCCTGGGCGAGGCCGCCCTCGCAGCCCTGGAAAGGGCGGGGCTGCAGAAAGAAGATGTGGACCTTTTAATCCCCCACCAGGCCAACATCCGCATTGTGGAGGCAGCCCTTAAACGCCTGGGATTATCCCCGGAAAAAGCTTATGTCAATCTAGACCGGTATGGCAATATGTCCAGCGCCTCGGTTCCGGTCGCCCTGGATGAGGCCCGGCGGGAGGGCAGGCTGCAAAAAGGAGATAACCTGGTGCTGGTATCCTTCGGCGCAGGCCTAACGTGGGGCGCAGCCGTCGTCAAATGGAGTATGGACTAG
- the plsX gene encoding phosphate acyltransferase PlsX: protein MKIAVDAMGGDHAPGAVVRGAVAAAREGWAEVILVGDSRAIEKELEHGPPGGKVEIVHTDQVITMDEQPALAVRRKKEASIVLATRLVREGRAQAVVSAGSTGAQMAAALLILGRSGNIQRPAIATFLPTLEGPKLLLDAGANVDCRPDHLYEFAQMGSLYAHKILGVPSPRVGLINVGVEAGKGNELVLQTYELLRNSSLNFVGNVESRDLPRGVADVYVCDGFTGNVLLKFGEGLALSIFAKIQEEVRRNFRARLGAALMLPALRRLKQEVDYAEYGGAPLLGVQGISIICHGSSDERAIKNAIKVAVRCIQEKLVENLGHLPGLNSRKKVENCQLKADMPVS, encoded by the coding sequence TTGAAGATCGCCGTAGACGCCATGGGCGGGGACCATGCGCCGGGAGCCGTTGTCCGCGGTGCGGTGGCCGCTGCTCGGGAAGGTTGGGCGGAGGTTATTCTGGTAGGTGATTCCCGGGCCATCGAGAAGGAGCTGGAGCACGGTCCTCCCGGAGGGAAAGTGGAAATCGTACATACGGACCAGGTTATTACCATGGACGAGCAGCCCGCCTTGGCCGTGCGCCGGAAGAAGGAAGCTTCCATCGTCCTGGCCACGCGTCTGGTGAGGGAAGGCCGGGCCCAGGCCGTGGTGTCGGCGGGCAGCACGGGAGCTCAGATGGCCGCCGCCCTTCTCATCTTGGGCCGCAGCGGCAACATCCAGCGGCCGGCCATTGCCACTTTTCTACCCACCCTGGAAGGCCCCAAACTCCTCCTGGATGCCGGGGCCAATGTAGACTGCCGGCCTGACCACCTTTATGAGTTCGCCCAGATGGGGAGCTTGTATGCCCATAAGATCCTGGGAGTTCCCTCTCCGCGAGTGGGCCTTATCAATGTGGGTGTGGAGGCCGGTAAGGGCAACGAGCTCGTCCTCCAAACTTATGAGTTGTTGAGGAATTCCTCCCTCAATTTCGTAGGCAATGTGGAGAGCAGGGATCTGCCCCGAGGAGTAGCCGACGTCTACGTCTGTGACGGTTTTACCGGCAACGTCCTCCTGAAATTCGGCGAGGGCCTGGCCCTGTCCATTTTCGCCAAAATCCAGGAAGAGGTAAGGCGCAATTTTAGGGCCCGCCTAGGAGCGGCCCTCATGCTGCCCGCTCTGCGCCGCCTCAAACAAGAGGTGGATTATGCCGAGTACGGTGGCGCTCCTCTTTTAGGGGTGCAGGGGATAAGCATCATTTGTCACGGTAGTTCCGATGAACGGGCCATCAAAAACGCCATTAAAGTGGCTGTACGTTGCATTCAGGAAAAGTTGGTAGAGAACCTCGGCCACCTGCCCGGCCTTAACTCTAGAAAGAAGGTGGAGAATTGCCAGCTCAAAGCAGATATGCCGGTATCATAG
- the fapR gene encoding transcription factor FapR — protein sequence MARNHSRKEERQKALLRYLKEQPFATDEELAARFKVSIPTIRLDRLALGIPEVRERIMMLAQEARAHMRGVTAEELVGELVELQPGKLGISFLEVRPEMLLRPGGACRGYYLFAQANSLALATVGREMVLTSSARVRYRRPVYEGEKVIARAMVKVQRGCTYLVSVHSRVGTEIVFKGQFVIIAPDVDDQKQGGGNP from the coding sequence GTGGCCCGGAATCATAGCAGAAAAGAGGAGCGCCAAAAGGCTCTCTTGCGCTACCTTAAAGAGCAGCCCTTCGCCACCGACGAGGAATTGGCGGCACGGTTTAAAGTTAGCATTCCCACCATTCGCCTGGATAGACTGGCCCTGGGGATTCCGGAGGTCCGGGAGCGGATTATGATGCTCGCCCAGGAGGCCCGCGCCCACATGCGGGGGGTTACGGCGGAAGAGCTGGTGGGTGAGCTGGTAGAATTGCAGCCGGGAAAGCTTGGCATTTCTTTTCTGGAGGTCCGTCCGGAAATGTTGTTAAGGCCCGGTGGTGCCTGCCGGGGATATTACCTCTTTGCCCAGGCCAACTCCCTGGCCCTGGCCACCGTTGGTAGGGAAATGGTGCTGACCAGCAGCGCCCGGGTGCGCTACCGCCGCCCGGTTTATGAAGGCGAAAAGGTTATCGCCAGGGCCATGGTGAAGGTCCAGCGGGGTTGTACTTATTTGGTTTCGGTCCATTCCCGTGTAGGTACGGAGATCGTTTTTAAAGGCCAATTCGTCATTATAGCTCCTGATGTCGACGACCAAAAGCAGGGAGGAGGCAACCCTTGA
- a CDS encoding ferritin-like domain-containing protein, with protein sequence MFRASEVFAFARAMEEKGRAFYQAMADGARDDKVRRLFERLALEEARHIRDFDELASTAAPYDPPESYPGEYEAYMQALVDSNIFPKDIQPEALAGQIGSDKEALNFAIQLEKEALLFFSGLKNLVSLTETSLIDELLRQERRHLCELHSALEEVQP encoded by the coding sequence ATGTTCCGCGCCAGTGAAGTATTTGCCTTTGCCCGGGCTATGGAGGAAAAGGGGCGGGCCTTTTATCAGGCCATGGCCGACGGCGCCCGGGACGACAAGGTCCGCAGGCTTTTCGAGCGTTTGGCCTTAGAGGAAGCCCGGCATATACGGGATTTTGATGAGCTGGCCTCCACGGCAGCTCCTTACGATCCGCCGGAGTCCTACCCGGGAGAGTATGAGGCCTACATGCAGGCTCTGGTGGATAGTAATATTTTTCCTAAGGATATACAACCCGAGGCTCTGGCGGGGCAGATTGGCAGTGATAAAGAAGCCCTGAATTTTGCCATCCAATTGGAAAAGGAAGCCCTACTCTTTTTCAGCGGCTTAAAGAATCTCGTGTCCTTGACCGAAACTTCCCTGATTGACGAGTTGTTACGCCAGGAAAGGCGCCACCTGTGCGAGCTGCATAGCGCCCTGGAGGAGGTACAGCCCTAA
- a CDS encoding rubredoxin-like domain-containing protein: MNKWRCSVCGYAFEGEVPPEKCPSCRSACSFVDANCYIPECGGGAS, encoded by the coding sequence ATGAACAAGTGGCGGTGTTCTGTGTGCGGCTATGCCTTTGAAGGCGAAGTCCCTCCGGAAAAATGTCCTTCCTGTCGGTCGGCCTGCAGTTTCGTGGATGCCAACTGCTATATACCCGAGTGCGGGGGTGGAGCCTCGTAG
- the rd gene encoding rubredoxin encodes MEKYICTVCGYVYNPSQGDPENGIPAGTPFSDLPEEWVCPLCSADKEMFEPEA; translated from the coding sequence ATGGAAAAATATATCTGCACGGTATGCGGGTACGTCTACAATCCCAGTCAAGGAGACCCGGAAAACGGCATCCCTGCGGGAACACCCTTCAGCGACTTACCGGAAGAGTGGGTCTGTCCCCTCTGCAGTGCCGACAAAGAAATGTTTGAGCCCGAAGCCTAA
- a CDS encoding desulfoferrodoxin — MTAIGQVYRCSVCGNMVEVLHTGVGTLVCCGKPMELMGENTVDASKEKHVPVVTWVDGGLKVTVGSVPHPMEDKHYIEWIELRAGGRVWRQQLAPGDPPEAVFYGATGDATARAYCNLHGLWKGD, encoded by the coding sequence ATGACGGCAATAGGCCAGGTTTACAGGTGCAGCGTTTGCGGCAATATGGTCGAGGTCCTGCATACCGGTGTCGGGACTCTGGTCTGCTGCGGTAAGCCCATGGAGTTAATGGGCGAGAACACCGTAGATGCCAGCAAGGAAAAGCATGTCCCCGTGGTTACCTGGGTTGACGGCGGTCTCAAAGTTACCGTGGGCAGTGTCCCCCATCCGATGGAGGACAAGCATTACATAGAGTGGATCGAGCTCAGGGCCGGTGGCCGGGTATGGCGGCAGCAACTGGCGCCCGGCGATCCTCCCGAGGCAGTTTTTTATGGAGCTACCGGGGACGCCACGGCCCGAGCCTATTGCAACCTGCACGGTCTCTGGAAGGGGGATTAA
- a CDS encoding FprA family A-type flavoprotein, producing MNHPLAIAEGIYWVGAIDWNIRHFHGPAFSTHRGTTYNAYYIVDEKTALVDTVYEPFQEELIAKLKKIQDPVKIEYLVVNHTENDHAGAFPAIMNLCPTAHVLCTQRGYESLKDRYPHLDFQYTIVKTGTRITLGKRSLLFIEAPMLHWPDSMFTYVPEESLLMPNDAFGQHIASSARFDDQVDLGIVMDEAAKYYANILMPFSSLITKKLEEIQKMNLEIKTIAPSHGIIWRRDPGRILNAYARWAEGQGAAKAVIAYDTMWLSTERMAYALLDGLVSGGCDARLFKLSLSDRNDIIKELLDARALLVGSPTINNDILPVVSPLLDDLVGLRPKNKIGLAFGAYGWGGGAQKILEERLKAAKIELFVEPGPTVKWVPKPEDLQLCYQLGRELAARIKD from the coding sequence ATGAACCATCCCCTTGCCATCGCGGAAGGTATTTACTGGGTGGGCGCTATCGATTGGAATATCCGCCATTTCCACGGTCCGGCTTTTTCCACCCACCGGGGCACTACATATAATGCCTATTATATCGTCGATGAAAAAACTGCCCTGGTGGACACGGTCTACGAGCCCTTCCAGGAGGAATTAATTGCCAAACTGAAAAAGATCCAGGACCCCGTCAAAATAGAGTACCTTGTGGTCAATCATACGGAAAACGATCACGCCGGTGCTTTTCCGGCCATCATGAACCTGTGCCCCACAGCCCATGTCCTTTGTACCCAACGCGGGTATGAAAGCCTTAAGGACCGCTATCCCCACCTTGACTTCCAGTATACCATCGTCAAAACCGGAACGAGGATCACCCTGGGCAAACGCTCCCTGCTGTTCATTGAAGCGCCCATGCTCCACTGGCCCGACAGCATGTTTACCTACGTCCCCGAAGAATCCCTTCTCATGCCCAACGACGCCTTCGGCCAGCATATCGCCAGCAGTGCCCGCTTTGACGACCAGGTTGATTTGGGAATAGTTATGGACGAAGCGGCCAAATATTACGCCAACATTCTGATGCCTTTTAGTAGTTTGATTACCAAAAAGCTGGAAGAAATCCAAAAAATGAACCTGGAGATTAAAACTATCGCTCCCAGCCACGGCATTATCTGGCGCCGGGATCCTGGGCGCATTCTTAACGCCTATGCCCGGTGGGCCGAGGGCCAAGGTGCGGCCAAGGCCGTCATCGCTTACGATACCATGTGGTTGAGTACCGAAAGGATGGCCTATGCCCTCCTTGACGGCCTGGTTTCTGGGGGATGCGACGCCCGGCTCTTCAAACTCTCCTTATCAGACCGCAACGATATTATTAAAGAGCTTCTAGATGCCCGGGCCCTTCTGGTGGGCTCGCCGACCATCAACAACGACATCCTACCCGTGGTCTCGCCCCTCCTAGACGATCTGGTGGGTTTGAGGCCGAAAAATAAAATCGGACTGGCCTTTGGGGCTTACGGCTGGGGTGGTGGTGCCCAGAAGATTTTAGAGGAGCGCCTGAAGGCCGCCAAAATCGAGCTTTTTGTCGAGCCGGGGCCCACGGTCAAGTGGGTACCAAAACCCGAGGACCTGCAGCTCTGCTACCAACTTGGGCGAGAACTAGCGGCCAGGATTAAAGATTAA